The following proteins are encoded in a genomic region of Sesamum indicum cultivar Zhongzhi No. 13 linkage group LG8, S_indicum_v1.0, whole genome shotgun sequence:
- the LOC105167826 gene encoding ribonuclease E/G-like protein, chloroplastic isoform X1: MLEEDVKAKSSAMIYQLIFSHQSLLLEDGMNEIKVKCSVKEGMWTSSDAMRRPIFQFSMLPHSPYQQYRNRMAKLRSRTRRRPIPRLFHSWMGNRTQRVLVQDLLRDEGKIVKCCGSDSYASEFILSDFEKSSSRRKLDFDESFSKIDQVVEEPWILQSTPVCHCVADLDIPSDVNNEGDALKHFSDDTQEPKILNQSRLRDDFDHKFNYDLNEINSSERYEPLLANHPVEEPWIFESSTCAVHSMCKTVSSVFNNESDKEDTQSPLSEQQQQVPENLLHGEESNMTTKEDPVSTVILINSSICTVQRIAVLENDKLVELLLEPVKTNVQCDSVYLGVVTKLVPHMGGAFVNIGSPRPSFMDIRPNREPFILPSFHGREREGNGSIIDKPGEQMDFPESGTFSSRVEEADEVEDDQNEDEFINDEFESHENSLHFDVLEVIKENVNGSLVRHECEDETQGLLQQLNGDMNQLQTKSDQEAGTEVIGTEESKWAQVKKGCKIIVQVVKEGLGTKGPTLTAYPKLRSRFWILLTRCNTIGISKKISGVERTRLRVIAKTLQPPGFGLTVRTVASGHSLGDLQKDLEGLLSTWKGIVDHAKSAALAADEGVDGAVPVLLHRAMGQTLSVVQDYFNEKVKSMVVDSPRTYHEVTNYLQEIAPDLCDRIELYSKRTPLFDEYNIEEEINNILSKRVPLANGGYLVIEQTEALVSIDVNGGHCVLGQGTSQEKAILEVNLAAAKQIARELRLRDIGGIIVVDFIDMLDDSNKRLVYEEVKKAVERDRSTVKVSELSRHGLMEITRKRVRPSVTFMISEPCTCCHATGRVESLETSFSRIEHEICRLLSTMDQKADPENPKSWPRFILRVDRHMCNYLTSGKRTRLAVLSSSLKVWILLKVARGLTRGTFELKPLTDENTHKNQYQGAAISVLRPKEVVTYSPNGKVTLFPIKKWKTGGK, translated from the exons ATGTTGGAGGAAGATGTCAAAG CTAAGAGTTCAGCGatgatttatcaattaattttctctcACCAATCTTTGTTGTTAGAAGACGGCATGAATGAAATCAAGGTTAAGTGTTCTGTAAAGGAAGGCATGTGGACATCATCTGATGCCATGCGGAGACCCATATTTCAATTCTCTATGCTGCCACATTCCCCATATCAACAATATAGAAACCGCATGGCAAAGCTTAGATCTCGTACTAGAAGAAGACCGATCCCTCGCTTATTTCATTCATGGATGGGGAATAGAACTCAACGAGTTCTTGTGCAAGATTTATTAAGAG ATGAAGGGAAGATTGTAAAATGCTGTGGCAGTGACTCTTATGCATCAGAGTTCATCTTAAGTGATTTCGAAAAGTCGAGTTCTAGAAGGAAATTGGATTTCGATgaaagtttttcaaaaatagacCAGGTTGTCGAAGAGCCCTGGATCTTGCAGTCAACCCCTGTTTGTCACTGTGTTGCTGACTTAGATATTCCAAGTGATGTAAATAATGAAGGAGATGCTTTGAAGCACTTCAGTGATGATACTCAAGAGCCAAAAATCTTAAATCAATCCAGACTCCGTGATGATTTTGATCATAAGTTCAATTATGACTTGAATGAAATAAACAGTTCTGAACGATATGAACCACTATTAGCAAATCATCCAGTTGAGGAGCCTTGGATTTTTGAATCCTCGACCTGTGCAGTCCACTCTATGTGCAAGACAGTTTCAAGTGTATTCAATAATGAATCTGATAAAGAAGATACTCAGTCACCACTTAGTGAGCAGCAACAGCAGGTACCTGAGAACCTGCTGCATGGCGAAGAAAGCAATATGACGACTAAGGAGGATCCTGTTTCCACTGTTATATTGATCAATTCTTCCATATGTACTGTTCAAAGGATTGCTGTTCTGGAGAATGATAAGCTGGTTGAACTGTTGTTGGAGCCTGTGAAAACCAATGTGCAGTGTGATAGTGTATATCTAGGGGTTGTCACAAAGCTAGTCCCACACATGGGTGGTGCATTTGTAAATATTGGCAGCCCAAGGCCATCATTCATGGATATAAGGCCTAATAGAGAACCATTTATATTACCTTCATTTCATGGTCGGGAAAGAGAGGGAAATGGCTCCATAATTGATAAACCTGGAGAGCAGATGGATTTTCCTGAAAGTGGAACTTTCTCTAGTAGAGTCGAAGAAGCAGATGAGGTGGAGGATGACCAAAACGAAGATGAATTCATCAATGATGAGTTTGAAAGTCATGAGAACAGTCTTCATTTTGATGTTTTAGAAGTTATTAAGGAAAATGTAAATGGTAGCCTTGTCAGACATGAATGTGAGGATGAGACACAGGGACTCTTGCAACAGCTAAATGGAGATATGAACCAGCTGCAGACTAAAAGCGACCAGGAGGCCGGCACTGAGGTTATAGGCACAGAAGAAAGTAAATGGGCACAAGTTAAAAAGGGATGTAAGATAATTGTACAAGTTGTTAAGGAAGGATTGGGTACAAAAGGCCCCACATTGACTGCTTATCCAAAGCTGAGAAGCAGATTCTGG ATACTGCTCACCCGATGCAACACAAtaggaatttcaaagaaaatctCTGGTGTTGAGCGTACACGATTACGGGTTATAGCAAAAACTTTACAGCCTCCTGGATTTGGGCTCACTGTGAGGACAGTTGCCTCTGGTCATTCATTAGGGGACTTGCAGAAAGATTTGGAAGGGCTGCTATCAACTTGGAAAGGCATAGTGGATCATGCAAAATCGGCGGCTCTTGCTGCAGATGAAGGTGTTGATGGAGCTGTTCCTGTTCTGCTGCATAGGGCCATGGGCCAAACACTCTCCGTTGTCCAAGATTATTTTAATGAGAAG GTAAAGAGCATGGTAGTTGATTCTCCTCGGACATATCATGAG GTTACCAACTATCTTCAGGAGATAGCTCCCGATCTTTGTGACAGAATTGAGTTATACAGCAAAAGGACTCCCCTTTTTGATGAATACAATATTGAGGAAGAAATCAATAACATTCTCAGTAAAag GGTTCCTCTGGCTAATGGTGGTTATCTAGTGATTGAACAAACGGAGGCATTGGTCTCAATTGATGTAAATGGGGGTCATTGTGTCCTAGGCCAAGGGACTTCACAAGAGAAAGCGATTCTTGAAGTGAACCTTGCTGCAGCCAAACAA aTTGCCAGAGAATTAAGGCTGAGAGATATTGGTGGAATAATTGTGGTTGATTTCATTGATATGTTGGATGATT CAAATAAGAGGCTGGTTTATGAAGAAGTTAAGAAAGCCGTCGAGAGGGACAGATCAACTGTTAAAGTCTCTGAATTATCTAGGCATGGGCTCATGGAAATAACTCGAAAGCGG GTTCGACCTAGTGTTACATTTATGATCAGTGAACCATGCACCTGCTGTCATGCAACTGGGAGAGTGGAATCTTTAGAGACTTCATTTTCCAGAATTGAACATGAAATCTGTCGCCTTCTG TCAACAATGGACCAGAAAGCGGATCCTGAAAACCCCAAATCTTGGCCACGATTTATTCTAAGGGTTGATCGGCATATGTGTAACTACTTGACCTCAGGAAAGAGGACAAGACTAGCAGTTCTAAGCAGTTCTCTCAAAGTCTGGATTCTGTTAAAG GTCGCTCGAGGGCTTACAAGAGGGACATTTGAGCTGAAACCTTTGACAGATGAAAACACACACAAGAACCAGTATCAGGGTGCTGCTATCTCAGTACTGCGACCGAAGGAGGTTGTAACTTACTCCCCCAACGGCAAAGTGACGCTCTTTCCCATCAAAAAGTGGAAAACAGGAGGGAAATGA
- the LOC105167826 gene encoding ribonuclease E/G-like protein, chloroplastic isoform X3, with product MLEEDVKDGMNEIKVKCSVKEGMWTSSDAMRRPIFQFSMLPHSPYQQYRNRMAKLRSRTRRRPIPRLFHSWMGNRTQRVLVQDLLRDEGKIVKCCGSDSYASEFILSDFEKSSSRRKLDFDESFSKIDQVVEEPWILQSTPVCHCVADLDIPSDVNNEGDALKHFSDDTQEPKILNQSRLRDDFDHKFNYDLNEINSSERYEPLLANHPVEEPWIFESSTCAVHSMCKTVSSVFNNESDKEDTQSPLSEQQQQVPENLLHGEESNMTTKEDPVSTVILINSSICTVQRIAVLENDKLVELLLEPVKTNVQCDSVYLGVVTKLVPHMGGAFVNIGSPRPSFMDIRPNREPFILPSFHGREREGNGSIIDKPGEQMDFPESGTFSSRVEEADEVEDDQNEDEFINDEFESHENSLHFDVLEVIKENVNGSLVRHECEDETQGLLQQLNGDMNQLQTKSDQEAGTEVIGTEESKWAQVKKGCKIIVQVVKEGLGTKGPTLTAYPKLRSRFWILLTRCNTIGISKKISGVERTRLRVIAKTLQPPGFGLTVRTVASGHSLGDLQKDLEGLLSTWKGIVDHAKSAALAADEGVDGAVPVLLHRAMGQTLSVVQDYFNEKVKSMVVDSPRTYHEVTNYLQEIAPDLCDRIELYSKRTPLFDEYNIEEEINNILSKRVPLANGGYLVIEQTEALVSIDVNGGHCVLGQGTSQEKAILEVNLAAAKQIARELRLRDIGGIIVVDFIDMLDDSNKRLVYEEVKKAVERDRSTVKVSELSRHGLMEITRKRVRPSVTFMISEPCTCCHATGRVESLETSFSRIEHEICRLLSTMDQKADPENPKSWPRFILRVDRHMCNYLTSGKRTRLAVLSSSLKVWILLKVARGLTRGTFELKPLTDENTHKNQYQGAAISVLRPKEVVTYSPNGKVTLFPIKKWKTGGK from the exons ATGTTGGAGGAAGATGTCAAAG ACGGCATGAATGAAATCAAGGTTAAGTGTTCTGTAAAGGAAGGCATGTGGACATCATCTGATGCCATGCGGAGACCCATATTTCAATTCTCTATGCTGCCACATTCCCCATATCAACAATATAGAAACCGCATGGCAAAGCTTAGATCTCGTACTAGAAGAAGACCGATCCCTCGCTTATTTCATTCATGGATGGGGAATAGAACTCAACGAGTTCTTGTGCAAGATTTATTAAGAG ATGAAGGGAAGATTGTAAAATGCTGTGGCAGTGACTCTTATGCATCAGAGTTCATCTTAAGTGATTTCGAAAAGTCGAGTTCTAGAAGGAAATTGGATTTCGATgaaagtttttcaaaaatagacCAGGTTGTCGAAGAGCCCTGGATCTTGCAGTCAACCCCTGTTTGTCACTGTGTTGCTGACTTAGATATTCCAAGTGATGTAAATAATGAAGGAGATGCTTTGAAGCACTTCAGTGATGATACTCAAGAGCCAAAAATCTTAAATCAATCCAGACTCCGTGATGATTTTGATCATAAGTTCAATTATGACTTGAATGAAATAAACAGTTCTGAACGATATGAACCACTATTAGCAAATCATCCAGTTGAGGAGCCTTGGATTTTTGAATCCTCGACCTGTGCAGTCCACTCTATGTGCAAGACAGTTTCAAGTGTATTCAATAATGAATCTGATAAAGAAGATACTCAGTCACCACTTAGTGAGCAGCAACAGCAGGTACCTGAGAACCTGCTGCATGGCGAAGAAAGCAATATGACGACTAAGGAGGATCCTGTTTCCACTGTTATATTGATCAATTCTTCCATATGTACTGTTCAAAGGATTGCTGTTCTGGAGAATGATAAGCTGGTTGAACTGTTGTTGGAGCCTGTGAAAACCAATGTGCAGTGTGATAGTGTATATCTAGGGGTTGTCACAAAGCTAGTCCCACACATGGGTGGTGCATTTGTAAATATTGGCAGCCCAAGGCCATCATTCATGGATATAAGGCCTAATAGAGAACCATTTATATTACCTTCATTTCATGGTCGGGAAAGAGAGGGAAATGGCTCCATAATTGATAAACCTGGAGAGCAGATGGATTTTCCTGAAAGTGGAACTTTCTCTAGTAGAGTCGAAGAAGCAGATGAGGTGGAGGATGACCAAAACGAAGATGAATTCATCAATGATGAGTTTGAAAGTCATGAGAACAGTCTTCATTTTGATGTTTTAGAAGTTATTAAGGAAAATGTAAATGGTAGCCTTGTCAGACATGAATGTGAGGATGAGACACAGGGACTCTTGCAACAGCTAAATGGAGATATGAACCAGCTGCAGACTAAAAGCGACCAGGAGGCCGGCACTGAGGTTATAGGCACAGAAGAAAGTAAATGGGCACAAGTTAAAAAGGGATGTAAGATAATTGTACAAGTTGTTAAGGAAGGATTGGGTACAAAAGGCCCCACATTGACTGCTTATCCAAAGCTGAGAAGCAGATTCTGG ATACTGCTCACCCGATGCAACACAAtaggaatttcaaagaaaatctCTGGTGTTGAGCGTACACGATTACGGGTTATAGCAAAAACTTTACAGCCTCCTGGATTTGGGCTCACTGTGAGGACAGTTGCCTCTGGTCATTCATTAGGGGACTTGCAGAAAGATTTGGAAGGGCTGCTATCAACTTGGAAAGGCATAGTGGATCATGCAAAATCGGCGGCTCTTGCTGCAGATGAAGGTGTTGATGGAGCTGTTCCTGTTCTGCTGCATAGGGCCATGGGCCAAACACTCTCCGTTGTCCAAGATTATTTTAATGAGAAG GTAAAGAGCATGGTAGTTGATTCTCCTCGGACATATCATGAG GTTACCAACTATCTTCAGGAGATAGCTCCCGATCTTTGTGACAGAATTGAGTTATACAGCAAAAGGACTCCCCTTTTTGATGAATACAATATTGAGGAAGAAATCAATAACATTCTCAGTAAAag GGTTCCTCTGGCTAATGGTGGTTATCTAGTGATTGAACAAACGGAGGCATTGGTCTCAATTGATGTAAATGGGGGTCATTGTGTCCTAGGCCAAGGGACTTCACAAGAGAAAGCGATTCTTGAAGTGAACCTTGCTGCAGCCAAACAA aTTGCCAGAGAATTAAGGCTGAGAGATATTGGTGGAATAATTGTGGTTGATTTCATTGATATGTTGGATGATT CAAATAAGAGGCTGGTTTATGAAGAAGTTAAGAAAGCCGTCGAGAGGGACAGATCAACTGTTAAAGTCTCTGAATTATCTAGGCATGGGCTCATGGAAATAACTCGAAAGCGG GTTCGACCTAGTGTTACATTTATGATCAGTGAACCATGCACCTGCTGTCATGCAACTGGGAGAGTGGAATCTTTAGAGACTTCATTTTCCAGAATTGAACATGAAATCTGTCGCCTTCTG TCAACAATGGACCAGAAAGCGGATCCTGAAAACCCCAAATCTTGGCCACGATTTATTCTAAGGGTTGATCGGCATATGTGTAACTACTTGACCTCAGGAAAGAGGACAAGACTAGCAGTTCTAAGCAGTTCTCTCAAAGTCTGGATTCTGTTAAAG GTCGCTCGAGGGCTTACAAGAGGGACATTTGAGCTGAAACCTTTGACAGATGAAAACACACACAAGAACCAGTATCAGGGTGCTGCTATCTCAGTACTGCGACCGAAGGAGGTTGTAACTTACTCCCCCAACGGCAAAGTGACGCTCTTTCCCATCAAAAAGTGGAAAACAGGAGGGAAATGA
- the LOC105167826 gene encoding ribonuclease E/G-like protein, chloroplastic isoform X2 produces the protein MLEEDVKEDGMNEIKVKCSVKEGMWTSSDAMRRPIFQFSMLPHSPYQQYRNRMAKLRSRTRRRPIPRLFHSWMGNRTQRVLVQDLLRDEGKIVKCCGSDSYASEFILSDFEKSSSRRKLDFDESFSKIDQVVEEPWILQSTPVCHCVADLDIPSDVNNEGDALKHFSDDTQEPKILNQSRLRDDFDHKFNYDLNEINSSERYEPLLANHPVEEPWIFESSTCAVHSMCKTVSSVFNNESDKEDTQSPLSEQQQQVPENLLHGEESNMTTKEDPVSTVILINSSICTVQRIAVLENDKLVELLLEPVKTNVQCDSVYLGVVTKLVPHMGGAFVNIGSPRPSFMDIRPNREPFILPSFHGREREGNGSIIDKPGEQMDFPESGTFSSRVEEADEVEDDQNEDEFINDEFESHENSLHFDVLEVIKENVNGSLVRHECEDETQGLLQQLNGDMNQLQTKSDQEAGTEVIGTEESKWAQVKKGCKIIVQVVKEGLGTKGPTLTAYPKLRSRFWILLTRCNTIGISKKISGVERTRLRVIAKTLQPPGFGLTVRTVASGHSLGDLQKDLEGLLSTWKGIVDHAKSAALAADEGVDGAVPVLLHRAMGQTLSVVQDYFNEKVKSMVVDSPRTYHEVTNYLQEIAPDLCDRIELYSKRTPLFDEYNIEEEINNILSKRVPLANGGYLVIEQTEALVSIDVNGGHCVLGQGTSQEKAILEVNLAAAKQIARELRLRDIGGIIVVDFIDMLDDSNKRLVYEEVKKAVERDRSTVKVSELSRHGLMEITRKRVRPSVTFMISEPCTCCHATGRVESLETSFSRIEHEICRLLSTMDQKADPENPKSWPRFILRVDRHMCNYLTSGKRTRLAVLSSSLKVWILLKVARGLTRGTFELKPLTDENTHKNQYQGAAISVLRPKEVVTYSPNGKVTLFPIKKWKTGGK, from the exons ATGTTGGAGGAAGATGTCAAAG AAGACGGCATGAATGAAATCAAGGTTAAGTGTTCTGTAAAGGAAGGCATGTGGACATCATCTGATGCCATGCGGAGACCCATATTTCAATTCTCTATGCTGCCACATTCCCCATATCAACAATATAGAAACCGCATGGCAAAGCTTAGATCTCGTACTAGAAGAAGACCGATCCCTCGCTTATTTCATTCATGGATGGGGAATAGAACTCAACGAGTTCTTGTGCAAGATTTATTAAGAG ATGAAGGGAAGATTGTAAAATGCTGTGGCAGTGACTCTTATGCATCAGAGTTCATCTTAAGTGATTTCGAAAAGTCGAGTTCTAGAAGGAAATTGGATTTCGATgaaagtttttcaaaaatagacCAGGTTGTCGAAGAGCCCTGGATCTTGCAGTCAACCCCTGTTTGTCACTGTGTTGCTGACTTAGATATTCCAAGTGATGTAAATAATGAAGGAGATGCTTTGAAGCACTTCAGTGATGATACTCAAGAGCCAAAAATCTTAAATCAATCCAGACTCCGTGATGATTTTGATCATAAGTTCAATTATGACTTGAATGAAATAAACAGTTCTGAACGATATGAACCACTATTAGCAAATCATCCAGTTGAGGAGCCTTGGATTTTTGAATCCTCGACCTGTGCAGTCCACTCTATGTGCAAGACAGTTTCAAGTGTATTCAATAATGAATCTGATAAAGAAGATACTCAGTCACCACTTAGTGAGCAGCAACAGCAGGTACCTGAGAACCTGCTGCATGGCGAAGAAAGCAATATGACGACTAAGGAGGATCCTGTTTCCACTGTTATATTGATCAATTCTTCCATATGTACTGTTCAAAGGATTGCTGTTCTGGAGAATGATAAGCTGGTTGAACTGTTGTTGGAGCCTGTGAAAACCAATGTGCAGTGTGATAGTGTATATCTAGGGGTTGTCACAAAGCTAGTCCCACACATGGGTGGTGCATTTGTAAATATTGGCAGCCCAAGGCCATCATTCATGGATATAAGGCCTAATAGAGAACCATTTATATTACCTTCATTTCATGGTCGGGAAAGAGAGGGAAATGGCTCCATAATTGATAAACCTGGAGAGCAGATGGATTTTCCTGAAAGTGGAACTTTCTCTAGTAGAGTCGAAGAAGCAGATGAGGTGGAGGATGACCAAAACGAAGATGAATTCATCAATGATGAGTTTGAAAGTCATGAGAACAGTCTTCATTTTGATGTTTTAGAAGTTATTAAGGAAAATGTAAATGGTAGCCTTGTCAGACATGAATGTGAGGATGAGACACAGGGACTCTTGCAACAGCTAAATGGAGATATGAACCAGCTGCAGACTAAAAGCGACCAGGAGGCCGGCACTGAGGTTATAGGCACAGAAGAAAGTAAATGGGCACAAGTTAAAAAGGGATGTAAGATAATTGTACAAGTTGTTAAGGAAGGATTGGGTACAAAAGGCCCCACATTGACTGCTTATCCAAAGCTGAGAAGCAGATTCTGG ATACTGCTCACCCGATGCAACACAAtaggaatttcaaagaaaatctCTGGTGTTGAGCGTACACGATTACGGGTTATAGCAAAAACTTTACAGCCTCCTGGATTTGGGCTCACTGTGAGGACAGTTGCCTCTGGTCATTCATTAGGGGACTTGCAGAAAGATTTGGAAGGGCTGCTATCAACTTGGAAAGGCATAGTGGATCATGCAAAATCGGCGGCTCTTGCTGCAGATGAAGGTGTTGATGGAGCTGTTCCTGTTCTGCTGCATAGGGCCATGGGCCAAACACTCTCCGTTGTCCAAGATTATTTTAATGAGAAG GTAAAGAGCATGGTAGTTGATTCTCCTCGGACATATCATGAG GTTACCAACTATCTTCAGGAGATAGCTCCCGATCTTTGTGACAGAATTGAGTTATACAGCAAAAGGACTCCCCTTTTTGATGAATACAATATTGAGGAAGAAATCAATAACATTCTCAGTAAAag GGTTCCTCTGGCTAATGGTGGTTATCTAGTGATTGAACAAACGGAGGCATTGGTCTCAATTGATGTAAATGGGGGTCATTGTGTCCTAGGCCAAGGGACTTCACAAGAGAAAGCGATTCTTGAAGTGAACCTTGCTGCAGCCAAACAA aTTGCCAGAGAATTAAGGCTGAGAGATATTGGTGGAATAATTGTGGTTGATTTCATTGATATGTTGGATGATT CAAATAAGAGGCTGGTTTATGAAGAAGTTAAGAAAGCCGTCGAGAGGGACAGATCAACTGTTAAAGTCTCTGAATTATCTAGGCATGGGCTCATGGAAATAACTCGAAAGCGG GTTCGACCTAGTGTTACATTTATGATCAGTGAACCATGCACCTGCTGTCATGCAACTGGGAGAGTGGAATCTTTAGAGACTTCATTTTCCAGAATTGAACATGAAATCTGTCGCCTTCTG TCAACAATGGACCAGAAAGCGGATCCTGAAAACCCCAAATCTTGGCCACGATTTATTCTAAGGGTTGATCGGCATATGTGTAACTACTTGACCTCAGGAAAGAGGACAAGACTAGCAGTTCTAAGCAGTTCTCTCAAAGTCTGGATTCTGTTAAAG GTCGCTCGAGGGCTTACAAGAGGGACATTTGAGCTGAAACCTTTGACAGATGAAAACACACACAAGAACCAGTATCAGGGTGCTGCTATCTCAGTACTGCGACCGAAGGAGGTTGTAACTTACTCCCCCAACGGCAAAGTGACGCTCTTTCCCATCAAAAAGTGGAAAACAGGAGGGAAATGA